The Mytilus galloprovincialis chromosome 4, xbMytGall1.hap1.1, whole genome shotgun sequence genome contains a region encoding:
- the LOC143071403 gene encoding uncharacterized protein LOC143071403: MTENHSDDEDTLLLHEPPVHSGAKSSSVPQISDQTFELFTSYFDSKISSLKNELVSGNDSLAKKLKKEVSVKLKGEGNQIQYSFNSDIVSELQKLQKRTSAEDSVSTNLISGLILKINRRNKLIRIADKSPAGWSTVREYESDDLASDSEDEKRLRQAESRALKTIKEKKTRGKPYSKPSATVSRPANPTDTSNSYYQPYNATQQPFPRFRRREATPYDTCYECHQTGHFKRNCPKATNKPTFGNLSK, translated from the coding sequence ATGACCGAAAACCACTCAGACGACGAGGACACTTTGCTTTTGCACGAGCCACCAGTACATTCAGGTGCCAAGTCTAGTTCTGTACCACAGATAAGTGATCAAACTTTTGAACTTTTTACATCTTATTTTGATAGTAAGATTTCTTCTCTGAAGAACGAGTTAGTCTCCGGGAACGACTCCCTAGCTAAGAAGCTCAAGAAAGAGGTGTCTGTTAAGCTGAAGGGGGAAGGGAATCAGATTCAATACTCCTTCAACTCAGATATAGTTTCCGAATTGCAGAAACTTCAGAAGCGTACATCCGCGGAAGATTCCGTTAGCACCAATTTGATATCGGGCCTTATTCTTAAAATCAACAGGAGGAATAAATTAATTCGAATTGCCGACAAGTCGCCAGCAGGCTGGTCCACAGTCAGAGAATACGAAAGTGATGACCTGGCATCAGATTCAGAAGATGAAAAACGCTTACGGCAAGCAGAAAGCAGGGCCCTCAAGACaatcaaagaaaagaaaaccCGTGGAAAACCTTACTCAAAACCGTCCGCCACCGTTTCTAGACCTGCCAACCCTACTGATACTAGTAACAGTTACTATCAGCCTTACAACGCTACTCAGCAGCCCTTTCCGAGGTTCCGTCGCCGCGAGGCGACCCCATACGACACCTGTTACGAGTGCCACCAAACTGGCCACTTCAAGAGGAACTGCCCAAAAGCAACAAACAAACCAACCTTTGGAAACTTGTCAAAGTGA
- the LOC143071404 gene encoding uncharacterized protein LOC143071404: MCLVSYAGFLRFSELVNLKRSDVSFHSLYMSLFIEKSKTDQQRAGTHVFISKTYSVTCPVQMLETYLNQANIKHDSVEFIFRSVLYRKKTNTYVLRGHAPLSYTRAREVLLEALESLGLDKSKFGLHSLRAGGATAAAAAGIQDRIFKKHGRWSSDTAKDGYVRENISEKLLVTKNLGL, translated from the coding sequence ATGTGTCTCGTTAGCTATGCCGGATTTTTAAGATTTTCAGAATTAGTTAATTTAAAAAGGTCagatgtttcatttcattcattatATATGTCTTTATTCATCgaaaaaagcaaaacggaccaaCAAAGAGCAGGAActcatgtttttatttccaaAACATATTCGGTTACCTGTCCAGTCCAAATGTTAGAGACATACTTGAACCAAGCGAACATTAAACACGATTCTGTAGAATTCATATTTAGATCAGTTTTATATCGTAAAAAGACTAACACGTACGTGCTAAGGGGTCATGCGCCTTTGTCTTATACAAGAGCCAGAGAAGTACTGTTAGAGGCTTTAGAATCTTTGGGATTAGACAAATCAAAATTTGGTTTGCATAGTTTAAGAGCAGGTGGAGCAACAGCTGCGGCTGCTGCTGGTATTCAAGATAGAATATTTAAGAAACACGGTAGATGGTCTTCAGATACAGCAAAAGACGGATATGTGCGTGAAAATATTTCTGAAAAACTACTCGTTACTAAGAATCTTGGCTTGTAA